The following are encoded in a window of Prochlorococcus marinus CUG1417 genomic DNA:
- a CDS encoding SLC13 family permease: MNLISVVSSNFDAFITVVVLIMSIILFIKNTIAPELTGLLCVGIFIATGVLSPEKALAGFGSPSLITLMGLFAVSSALFKSGALDRVRELISSESIRTPRKLISLIAFLIAPISGIVPNTPVVASLLPLIEGWCERRNISPSKVLLPLSFATLLGGTLTLLGSSVNLLVSDISQQLGYGALELFSLTSIGIPVWLIGTTYMILVSDVLLPDRGRDKEFIKNGDMNIYFTEVTIPSSSELVGQSVRNSRLQRRFDVDVLELQRNGKVILPPLADIKIEPDDRLIIRVTRADLFRLQQEHTILLGENKTSFDGANIFSDDEGSKTFEALLPAGSTLAGASLRELRFRQRHNATVLALRRGQQTVQERLGQAVLRAGDVLLLQAPLDSIRGLQSSNDLLVLDQFEDDLPVLIKKPISIAIAIGMVVLPSVTDIPLVGSVLLAVIAMVAFGCLRPAEIQKSIRLDVILLLGSLSCFSVAMQVTGLADLIAFNLNFALDGLPMYCALVVIFVSTVILTQFISNAASVALILPVAIEFSNVLGISPNALIMLVLFGASQSFLTPMGYQTNLMVYGPGRYRFFDIAKYGAGLTIIMSLIVPALIILNFR; encoded by the coding sequence ATGAATTTAATTTCAGTAGTTAGTAGTAATTTTGATGCGTTTATAACGGTAGTTGTTTTAATAATGTCAATAATTTTATTTATCAAAAATACTATTGCACCAGAATTGACTGGTCTGTTATGTGTTGGCATATTTATAGCTACAGGGGTTCTTTCTCCTGAAAAAGCTTTAGCTGGATTTGGCAGCCCTTCCTTAATCACCCTTATGGGTTTATTTGCAGTTTCTTCTGCATTATTCAAAAGCGGTGCTTTAGATAGAGTAAGAGAATTGATTTCTTCTGAAAGTATTAGAACGCCAAGGAAATTAATTTCTTTAATCGCTTTTTTGATTGCTCCAATATCTGGAATTGTCCCTAATACTCCAGTAGTGGCATCTTTATTACCTTTGATTGAAGGTTGGTGCGAGCGAAGAAATATATCGCCATCAAAAGTTTTATTACCTCTTTCTTTTGCGACTTTACTAGGTGGAACTCTGACATTATTAGGTAGCTCAGTAAATCTTCTTGTAAGCGATATTAGTCAACAATTAGGTTATGGCGCTTTGGAGTTATTTAGTCTGACTTCAATTGGAATTCCTGTTTGGCTAATAGGTACAACCTATATGATCCTAGTTTCTGACGTGCTTTTGCCAGATAGAGGGAGAGATAAGGAGTTTATTAAAAATGGGGATATGAATATATACTTTACTGAAGTTACTATTCCCTCTTCTTCAGAATTAGTTGGACAATCTGTCAGAAATAGTAGATTGCAAAGACGATTTGACGTTGATGTTCTCGAATTGCAACGAAATGGGAAAGTTATTCTTCCTCCATTGGCTGATATAAAGATTGAACCTGATGATAGATTAATAATCCGCGTTACAAGGGCTGACTTATTTAGGCTGCAGCAGGAACACACCATTCTTTTGGGAGAAAATAAAACATCTTTTGACGGAGCTAATATTTTCTCAGATGATGAAGGTTCTAAAACGTTTGAAGCTCTATTACCGGCTGGCTCAACTCTTGCTGGTGCAAGTTTGAGAGAATTAAGATTTAGGCAGCGTCATAATGCAACAGTTTTGGCATTAAGAAGAGGTCAACAAACTGTTCAGGAGAGATTAGGCCAAGCTGTTTTACGGGCTGGAGATGTTTTATTATTGCAAGCGCCTTTAGATTCAATAAGAGGTTTGCAATCCAGTAATGATTTGCTTGTTTTAGATCAATTTGAAGATGATTTACCCGTCTTGATAAAAAAACCAATATCAATTGCAATTGCAATAGGGATGGTTGTTTTACCTTCTGTTACTGATATCCCATTAGTAGGTTCAGTTCTTTTAGCAGTTATTGCAATGGTTGCTTTTGGGTGTTTAAGACCTGCAGAGATACAAAAATCAATTAGGTTAGACGTTATTTTATTGCTGGGATCCTTATCTTGTTTTAGTGTTGCTATGCAGGTAACAGGATTAGCAGATTTAATTGCATTCAATCTTAATTTTGCTCTTGATGGTTTGCCTATGTATTGTGCACTTGTAGTAATTTTTGTATCGACCGTTATCCTTACTCAATTTATCAGTAATGCTGCTTCGGTTGCTTTGATTTTGCCCGTTGCTATTGAATTCTCAAATGTTTTAGGCATTTCACCCAATGCTTTAATAATGCTTGTTTTATTTGGAGCAAGTCAATCTTTCTTGACTCCAATGGGATATCAAACAAATTTAATGGTTTATGGTCCTGGAAGATATAGATTTTTTGATATCGCAAAATACGGAGCTGGATTAACAATTATAATGTCACTTATAGTGCCAGCATTGATAATTTTAAATTTCAGATAA
- a CDS encoding TrkH family potassium uptake protein has protein sequence MQFRSQVYSLKDAYRKLSVPQFTIVTGLVIIFFGTLILSSPLCSSSKVGLWEAFFTSTSAITVTGLTIIDIGVDLNFFGQVFLAFMLLSGGLGLMAITTFLQGFVVKGTKLRTRLDKGKTLDEFGVGGIGRTFQSIAITATCIISFGAIFLYSFGFVDIQNNWERLWSSIFHSISAYNNAGFSLMSNSLQDYRTNYLVNSVFVFLIVMGGLGWRVIDDIWSHKKNLSYKKLSLHSRLVIRTSLSLIFFGSLGFFITESLLNSQFFSDLNLFERLMSSIFETVSARTAGFTNFPISLNSISDTGLLLLMTLMFIGASTGGTGGGIKTTTFIALMAATRSTLRGQKDVIISNRLISDKVILKAVGITVGSLLFVLLMAMLLSTTNTFVKKESFTFLEILFTCISAFATVGFDIGLTAKLNHFGQFILIVGMFVGRLGILLLLSALWQALYKSRIDRQKRIGYPRADLYV, from the coding sequence GTGCAATTCAGAAGTCAAGTTTACAGCTTAAAAGATGCTTACAGAAAATTATCTGTACCTCAATTTACTATCGTTACAGGGTTGGTTATTATTTTCTTCGGAACTTTAATTTTAAGTTCCCCTTTATGTTCATCTTCAAAGGTTGGTTTGTGGGAGGCATTTTTTACATCTACCTCTGCCATAACGGTTACTGGTTTGACCATTATTGATATTGGTGTTGATTTGAATTTCTTTGGTCAAGTTTTCTTGGCTTTTATGCTTTTATCAGGTGGTCTTGGATTGATGGCGATTACTACATTTCTACAAGGTTTCGTTGTAAAAGGGACAAAGCTAAGAACTAGATTAGATAAAGGAAAAACTCTGGATGAATTCGGAGTTGGAGGAATTGGCCGAACTTTTCAAAGCATTGCTATAACTGCGACTTGTATCATATCCTTTGGCGCAATTTTTTTATATTCTTTTGGATTTGTAGATATTCAGAATAATTGGGAAAGACTATGGTCCTCTATTTTTCACAGCATTTCTGCATATAACAATGCAGGATTTTCGTTAATGTCAAATAGTCTTCAAGACTATAGAACAAATTATTTGGTGAATAGTGTTTTTGTTTTTCTCATTGTTATGGGTGGATTGGGCTGGCGGGTTATTGATGATATTTGGAGTCATAAAAAAAATCTTTCTTATAAGAAATTAAGCCTTCATTCCAGACTAGTTATTAGGACAAGTTTGTCTCTAATATTTTTCGGATCATTAGGATTCTTTATCACTGAATCATTGCTAAATAGTCAATTTTTTAGTGATTTAAATTTATTTGAACGTTTAATGTCATCTATCTTTGAAACAGTTAGTGCAAGAACTGCAGGCTTTACAAATTTTCCGATTTCTTTAAACTCTATCTCAGATACCGGTCTCTTATTACTAATGACGCTTATGTTTATTGGAGCAAGTACGGGAGGTACTGGTGGAGGCATAAAAACAACTACATTTATTGCTTTAATGGCTGCAACTAGATCAACTTTAAGAGGTCAGAAAGATGTAATTATTAGCAATAGATTAATTTCAGATAAAGTTATTCTAAAGGCAGTTGGAATAACAGTTGGATCTTTGCTTTTTGTTCTTTTAATGGCAATGTTGCTAAGTACAACTAATACTTTTGTTAAAAAAGAATCATTCACATTTCTAGAAATTCTGTTCACTTGTATCTCTGCATTTGCAACAGTTGGTTTTGATATTGGTTTAACCGCAAAATTAAATCATTTTGGTCAATTTATTCTTATTGTGGGAATGTTTGTGGGCAGACTTGGGATCCTTTTGCTTTTAAGTGCTCTTTGGCAGGCTCTTTATAAGAGTAGAATAGATAGACAAAAGAGAATTGGCTATCCTAGGGCTGATCTATATGTTTAG
- a CDS encoding potassium channel family protein — translation MADWWQWSQKRENEALTFAVVGVGRFGTAVCRELISNGADVLAADYSEKAIDDLRQLEPSIEARVVDCTDEESMKESGILEMNTVVVGISEPIEASITTTLIAKDSEGSKVKRVIARATSDLHEKMLKRVGADKVVFPSRMQGERLGLELVRPNLIERLELDNQTGIDEITVPEEFIGRSLRDLNLRKNYLVNVLAAGPAEELTVNPPAKYILERGNILVVMGKTVDLQKLPQN, via the coding sequence ATGGCTGATTGGTGGCAGTGGTCTCAAAAGAGAGAAAATGAAGCACTCACTTTTGCAGTTGTCGGCGTTGGAAGATTTGGAACCGCAGTTTGCAGAGAACTTATTAGTAATGGTGCAGATGTTTTGGCTGCAGATTATTCGGAAAAAGCTATTGATGATTTAAGGCAATTAGAACCTTCGATAGAAGCAAGAGTTGTAGATTGCACTGATGAAGAGTCTATGAAGGAATCGGGAATACTTGAAATGAATACTGTTGTGGTGGGTATTAGTGAACCTATTGAAGCCAGTATTACTACAACTCTTATTGCTAAGGATAGTGAAGGTAGCAAAGTGAAAAGAGTAATAGCGAGAGCTACCAGTGACTTGCACGAAAAAATGTTAAAAAGAGTAGGTGCAGATAAAGTTGTTTTCCCATCTAGGATGCAAGGAGAAAGATTAGGTTTAGAACTAGTAAGACCAAACCTAATTGAAAGATTGGAACTAGATAATCAAACTGGTATAGATGAAATAACTGTTCCAGAAGAATTTATAGGAAGATCTTTAAGAGATTTAAATTTGAGGAAAAATTATTTAGTTAATGTTCTTGCCGCAGGACCTGCTGAAGAGTTAACAGTTAATCCTCCAGCAAAATATATTTTGGAAAGAGGAAATATTTTGGTAGTCATGGGTAAAACTGTTGATTTACAGAAATTGCCTCAAAATTAA
- a CDS encoding ribbon-helix-helix domain-containing protein, translated as MATRQNSTNGKPKSPRIQVVLPELICEQLTILADNESRTVSNMAKVLIQEGIKKYFEKESKRPVSETNLNTDKFRDELEKQSIRRLKRAPQRIRYYKKSD; from the coding sequence ATGGCTACCCGCCAAAACTCAACTAATGGGAAGCCTAAATCCCCCAGAATTCAAGTAGTCCTTCCGGAATTAATATGTGAGCAATTAACTATTTTGGCTGATAATGAATCTAGGACAGTAAGTAATATGGCAAAGGTGTTAATTCAAGAAGGTATAAAAAAATATTTCGAAAAAGAAAGTAAAAGACCTGTTTCAGAAACTAATTTAAATACTGATAAATTTAGAGATGAACTTGAAAAACAAAGCATCAGAAGACTAAAAAGAGCTCCTCAAAGGATTAGATACTACAAAAAATCTGATTAA
- a CDS encoding ABC-F family ATP-binding cassette domain-containing protein yields the protein MIRFEGISKIYSTDVVLKNISWEIKKGEKVGLVGSNGAGKSTQFKILIGEEEQTSGTIIKEGNPKIAHLKQEFDCNLNFSVRQELESSFKDIQVVALKLLEIENKMKSLDIKKNSEELEIFVNELAKYQAKFEALGGYKMQSDVEKILPKLGFSIEDADKLVGNFSGGWQMKVALGKIILQKPDLLLLDEPTNHLDLETIFWLEEYLSSLKIAVIIISHDRYFLDKLCKKIIFVDRGTSETYNGNYSFFVEQKSLNEESQNKAYQLQQKEIELQKLYIDRFRASATRSSQAKSREKQLKKISKIEAPKAKSKSPVFNFPECPRSGKLVLNIKNLSHSFEDKILFLDINLKISSGEKIAILGPNGCGKSTLLKIIMKKISPEIGEINLGKHNIISSYYEQNQAEALSLEERVIDLICNKSPEWSQKKVRTFLGGFGFQNEAVFKYIKQLSGGEKARLALALMIINPSNFLLLDEPTNHLDLQSKENLELAIKNYKGSLLIISHDRYFISKVANRIIEIKDSKLFSYDGNYQYYLEKNKKQKYL from the coding sequence GTGATTAGATTTGAAGGTATAAGCAAAATTTATTCAACAGATGTTGTTTTAAAAAATATTAGTTGGGAGATTAAGAAAGGAGAAAAAGTTGGATTAGTTGGTTCTAATGGTGCAGGTAAATCAACTCAATTTAAGATTTTAATTGGAGAGGAAGAGCAAACAAGTGGAACGATCATCAAAGAGGGAAATCCTAAAATTGCTCATTTAAAGCAAGAGTTTGATTGTAATTTGAATTTTTCAGTGAGACAGGAATTAGAAAGTTCTTTTAAAGATATACAAGTTGTTGCTTTAAAACTTTTAGAAATTGAGAATAAAATGAAATCATTGGATATAAAAAAAAATTCCGAAGAACTTGAAATATTTGTAAATGAACTCGCAAAATATCAAGCAAAATTTGAAGCTTTAGGTGGTTATAAAATGCAATCTGATGTGGAAAAAATATTACCAAAATTAGGCTTTTCTATAGAAGATGCTGATAAATTAGTTGGCAATTTCTCAGGTGGTTGGCAGATGAAAGTTGCACTTGGAAAAATAATCTTACAAAAACCTGATTTACTTTTACTGGATGAACCAACTAATCATTTAGATTTAGAGACTATTTTTTGGCTGGAAGAATATCTATCATCGCTTAAAATTGCAGTTATAATAATTAGCCATGATAGATATTTCTTAGATAAATTATGTAAAAAAATAATTTTTGTAGATAGAGGAACATCTGAAACATATAATGGGAACTATTCTTTTTTTGTCGAACAGAAATCTTTAAATGAAGAATCTCAAAATAAGGCATATCAATTACAACAAAAAGAAATTGAGTTACAGAAGCTGTATATAGATAGATTTAGAGCTAGTGCAACTAGAAGTTCTCAAGCAAAGAGTAGAGAAAAACAATTAAAAAAGATTTCTAAAATTGAGGCCCCTAAAGCAAAATCAAAAAGTCCTGTTTTTAATTTTCCAGAGTGCCCTCGCTCAGGAAAATTGGTTCTTAATATCAAAAATTTGTCTCATAGTTTCGAGGATAAAATTCTTTTTTTAGATATTAATTTAAAGATTTCTTCGGGGGAGAAAATAGCAATATTGGGACCTAATGGTTGCGGCAAATCTACATTGCTTAAAATTATTATGAAAAAAATATCTCCTGAAATTGGAGAAATTAATCTTGGTAAACATAATATAATTTCAAGCTATTATGAACAGAATCAGGCTGAAGCACTTTCACTTGAAGAAAGGGTTATTGATTTGATATGTAATAAGTCTCCAGAATGGTCCCAAAAAAAAGTTAGAACATTCTTAGGGGGTTTTGGCTTTCAAAATGAAGCTGTATTTAAATATATTAAACAACTCAGTGGGGGAGAAAAGGCAAGATTAGCTTTGGCGCTCATGATTATTAATCCTAGTAATTTCCTCCTTTTGGACGAACCAACTAATCATTTGGATCTGCAATCTAAGGAAAACTTAGAATTAGCAATTAAAAATTATAAAGGTTCATTATTAATCATTTCTCATGATCGGTATTTTATTTCAAAGGTTGCAAATAGAATTATTGAAATTAAAGATTCAAAGTTATTTTCATATGATGGTAACTACCAATATTATTTAGAAAAAAATAAAAAACAAAAATATTTGTAA